From the genome of Gracilibacillus salitolerans, one region includes:
- a CDS encoding iron-containing alcohol dehydrogenase has protein sequence MLVSEEFRYEMPTKIEFGVGKIDNLAKYVDEVNGNKVLIVGDPGVLKAGIIEKIEMPLKKAEVLYHTFSDIGTEATIESVDQAYQLAEENQCDVVIGVGGGSSLDVAKSVGLLLGNGGDIRDYVGLDKVPSQAKPVIAIPTTAGTGSEITRFSVLSDKKAKAKLSVGSMFNCPTIALVDPALTITLPPHITAATGMDALTHALESFVNKETQPISEALSIEAMKLISRSLRLAVVQGENLQARKDMLLASTMAAMAFNTTRLGLAHSLAIPLGAKFNIPHGVVNAILLPEVMQFNLIGNTQKFIEIAKIFGEKVDGLSDLEAAEKAVAAIRKFNEDIGIKQNLADFNVTEEDLEEVAKEAMLSGNTAINPVKPTIEDFKDICRAVMD, from the coding sequence ATGCTTGTCAGTGAAGAATTTCGTTATGAAATGCCTACTAAGATCGAATTCGGCGTTGGTAAGATTGATAATCTAGCCAAATATGTGGATGAGGTAAATGGCAATAAAGTGCTTATTGTAGGCGATCCAGGTGTATTAAAAGCAGGCATTATCGAAAAGATCGAGATGCCGCTAAAGAAGGCAGAGGTACTATATCACACATTTAGTGATATTGGAACAGAAGCAACGATAGAATCTGTAGATCAAGCTTATCAGCTGGCAGAAGAAAATCAATGCGATGTAGTGATAGGAGTAGGCGGTGGAAGCTCACTTGATGTGGCTAAATCGGTGGGACTTTTACTTGGAAATGGCGGAGATATTCGCGATTATGTTGGTTTGGATAAAGTACCTTCACAAGCGAAACCAGTTATAGCGATTCCAACCACTGCAGGAACTGGTAGTGAGATTACGAGATTTTCGGTTTTATCAGATAAGAAGGCAAAAGCAAAATTAAGTGTTGGCAGTATGTTTAATTGTCCCACTATTGCACTAGTTGATCCAGCACTAACCATTACGTTACCTCCTCATATTACAGCTGCAACAGGTATGGATGCACTAACACATGCGTTAGAATCTTTCGTCAATAAAGAAACGCAACCAATATCAGAAGCCTTATCAATAGAAGCTATGAAACTGATTTCCAGAAGTTTAAGGCTGGCTGTTGTGCAAGGTGAAAACTTGCAGGCGAGAAAAGACATGTTATTGGCCAGTACAATGGCGGCTATGGCATTTAATACAACGCGGCTAGGTTTAGCACACTCTTTAGCTATTCCGCTTGGTGCTAAATTCAATATTCCGCATGGAGTAGTAAATGCGATATTGTTACCGGAAGTGATGCAGTTTAACTTGATTGGTAATACTCAAAAATTCATTGAAATTGCGAAAATATTCGGAGAGAAAGTAGATGGACTGTCTGACTTGGAAGCTGCTGAAAAAGCAGTAGCTGCTATCAGGAAATTCAATGAAGATATTGGGATAAAACAAAATTTGGCTGACTTTAACGTAACAGAAGAAGATCTCGAAGAAGTGGCGAAAGAAGCTATGTTATCCGGCAATACTGCGATCAACCCTGTTAAACCAACTATAGAAGACTTTAAGGATATTTGTAGAGCCGTGATGGATTAA
- a CDS encoding Ldh family oxidoreductase, with the protein MEMTSSNKYSYKKLQDFCSTVFVKAGVMKEQADIVAASLVQADLRGVDSHGVVRTAIYLKRVEQKMINPAADIHIEKENESTALIDGGNHFGAVVGDKALKLAMEKAKTTGVGMVGVKNSNHFGTGAYYALEALKQDLGTIIMSNASQTMPPTGGVRPFIGTNPLAVGIPCGAYQPFLLDMATSVVARGKIIVAAQKGESIPQGWAIDKNGKPTTNAEEALEGSVLPLGGTKGYGISMFIDILSGVLTGAGFGKYVHNMYEDWEKPQNVGHFFITFDINKFIDIQEFKNRMDLYISDVKGEPRGEDVDEILIPGEIESRISEQRKKNGIILPLKVENELTEIGLKYGLSLKDALMKKVCKESEGV; encoded by the coding sequence ATGGAGATGACCTCCTCCAATAAATATAGCTACAAAAAGTTGCAAGATTTTTGCTCCACTGTATTTGTCAAAGCAGGAGTTATGAAGGAACAAGCAGATATTGTAGCTGCATCGCTAGTTCAAGCTGATTTGCGTGGTGTAGATTCTCACGGTGTAGTTCGAACAGCTATTTATTTGAAAAGAGTAGAACAAAAAATGATTAACCCTGCTGCAGATATTCATATCGAAAAGGAAAATGAATCTACCGCTTTAATCGATGGAGGCAATCATTTTGGGGCTGTAGTAGGAGATAAGGCACTTAAGTTAGCTATGGAAAAGGCAAAAACAACTGGCGTTGGAATGGTAGGAGTAAAAAACTCTAATCATTTTGGAACAGGAGCTTATTATGCTTTAGAAGCCTTAAAGCAAGATTTAGGAACAATCATTATGTCAAATGCATCGCAGACCATGCCGCCAACGGGAGGTGTGCGACCTTTTATCGGGACGAATCCGTTAGCTGTTGGCATTCCCTGCGGTGCATATCAGCCATTCCTATTAGATATGGCTACAAGTGTTGTGGCAAGAGGGAAAATTATCGTTGCCGCACAAAAGGGGGAAAGCATTCCTCAAGGATGGGCGATTGATAAAAATGGAAAGCCAACCACAAATGCAGAGGAAGCACTAGAAGGTTCTGTTTTACCATTAGGCGGGACAAAAGGTTATGGCATCTCCATGTTTATCGACATCTTATCAGGTGTACTGACTGGCGCTGGCTTCGGTAAGTATGTTCATAATATGTATGAAGATTGGGAGAAGCCCCAGAACGTAGGCCACTTTTTTATAACGTTTGACATTAATAAGTTTATCGATATTCAAGAATTCAAAAATAGAATGGATTTATATATCAGTGATGTTAAAGGAGAGCCAAGGGGAGAAGATGTCGACGAAATCTTAATTCCTGGAGAGATTGAAAGTAGAATCTCAGAACAAAGGAAAAAGAATGGCATCATTTTACCATTAAAAGTGGAAAATGAATTGACAGAAATAGGCTTGAAATATGGCTTATCGCTAAAAGATGCCCTAATGAAAAAAGTTTGTAAAGAAAGTGAAGGTGTGTAG
- a CDS encoding RraA family protein, whose amino-acid sequence MENLGFRILKRESKVSPTVIKKFENVVTPHVSDNMNRMFAGGPVLKPFYKSGKLLGAALTVKTRPGDNLMVHKAIDIAEPGDVLVVDAGGDTTNAIVGEIMLELSKKKEIKGFVINGAIRDSAAFLNGDFPVYAKGVTHRGPYKDGPGEINVPVSIDGMVIHSGDLILGDEDGVVSIPQALTEDVLEQVKIQEKKELETFQAIENDRVDRTWVDAALKNKGCEWR is encoded by the coding sequence TTGGAGAATTTAGGATTTAGAATTTTAAAAAGAGAATCAAAGGTTAGTCCAACAGTGATCAAAAAGTTTGAAAATGTAGTTACACCACATGTGAGCGATAACATGAATAGGATGTTTGCTGGTGGACCAGTACTGAAGCCTTTTTACAAAAGTGGAAAGCTCCTAGGGGCAGCACTAACAGTAAAAACAAGACCAGGAGATAATTTAATGGTTCACAAAGCAATTGATATAGCTGAACCTGGTGATGTGTTAGTTGTGGATGCTGGTGGTGATACAACAAATGCGATTGTTGGAGAAATAATGTTGGAATTATCGAAGAAAAAAGAGATTAAAGGTTTTGTTATAAATGGAGCAATTCGAGACTCAGCAGCATTTCTGAATGGCGATTTCCCGGTTTATGCCAAAGGTGTGACACATAGAGGGCCATACAAAGATGGACCTGGAGAAATAAATGTCCCTGTATCGATAGATGGCATGGTGATCCATTCGGGTGATTTGATATTAGGTGATGAAGATGGAGTTGTTTCCATTCCGCAAGCATTAACGGAAGACGTACTAGAACAAGTTAAAATACAAGAAAAAAAAGAATTAGAAACATTTCAAGCTATAGAAAATGACCGTGTAGATCGAACTTGGGTAGATGCAGCTTTGAAAAATAAAGGGTGTGAATGGAGATGA
- a CDS encoding RraA family protein, with protein MSEFNREEILELYKDLRVTDVRDGMDWVGLHGYGTVDHSIRPLFRTKVVGIARTARYVPFEGPVPNVTGDEYTKWVKWYYGEVCTDEWANDIEEGDFIVMDVAGVDVGILGSNNTLDHLHKGVRGYLTNGGGIRDTDEVIMQKIPVWSKFVSQGMDQARIRYYEKDIPVAIGGVAIYPNDVVVADGDGVVVVPSKYAKDVAKYAHQELTGDKAGRKRLYEKLGWELDDTVK; from the coding sequence ATGAGTGAATTTAACCGAGAAGAAATATTGGAATTGTACAAAGATTTACGAGTGACAGATGTGCGTGACGGGATGGACTGGGTAGGTCTACACGGCTATGGCACCGTGGATCATAGTATTCGCCCGTTATTTCGGACGAAAGTAGTAGGTATTGCAAGGACAGCGCGGTATGTACCTTTTGAAGGACCTGTTCCTAATGTAACTGGGGACGAATATACGAAGTGGGTGAAGTGGTATTACGGGGAAGTTTGTACAGATGAATGGGCGAATGACATTGAAGAAGGGGATTTTATTGTCATGGATGTAGCAGGTGTAGATGTAGGGATATTAGGCTCAAATAATACCTTAGATCACCTGCATAAAGGAGTAAGAGGATACCTAACTAATGGTGGAGGTATTCGCGACACAGACGAAGTGATCATGCAAAAGATTCCAGTATGGTCAAAGTTTGTCTCACAGGGGATGGATCAAGCGAGAATTCGATATTATGAGAAGGATATTCCAGTTGCGATCGGAGGGGTAGCCATCTATCCCAATGATGTAGTGGTAGCGGATGGCGACGGAGTGGTAGTTGTACCAAGTAAGTACGCCAAGGATGTTGCGAAATATGCACACCAAGAGTTAACAGGCGATAAAGCAGGACGAAAAAGATTATATGAAAAATTGGGTTGGGAGTTGGATGATACTGTTAAGTAA
- a CDS encoding YesL family protein, which translates to MGMGFTKAIQLITEWIARLFFANIIWLLFNLPVILFSVNVTFANNRQEVTSIIVLLLLIAPFITFPATSALFAVVRKWARDDITIPVFKSYLKYYKENYKASIVAGFIIEFFWIIYAADYYYLTTKISASLALFLIILGVIFLMITLFFICSLVHYELTIKKLLKNSIIMVLTNPFLTVSIGVFNLSIMYISFRYAPYLLLFFLVSSIAFVTFSSFYKIYRKVELIKN; encoded by the coding sequence ATGGGCATGGGATTTACAAAGGCAATTCAGTTGATCACAGAATGGATTGCTAGATTGTTTTTCGCCAATATTATTTGGCTACTTTTCAATTTACCTGTGATCTTGTTCAGTGTTAATGTAACCTTTGCAAATAATAGACAAGAGGTTACTAGTATCATCGTTTTATTGCTTCTTATTGCACCTTTTATTACCTTTCCCGCTACTAGTGCTTTATTTGCTGTAGTAAGAAAGTGGGCAAGGGATGATATCACTATTCCTGTGTTCAAATCTTATTTAAAATACTATAAGGAAAATTATAAAGCCAGCATAGTGGCTGGGTTTATCATCGAATTCTTTTGGATTATATACGCAGCTGATTACTACTATCTCACCACAAAGATTAGCGCCTCTTTAGCACTGTTTCTTATCATCCTTGGAGTCATATTTCTGATGATCACACTCTTTTTTATTTGCTCACTTGTTCATTACGAATTAACCATAAAAAAATTGCTGAAAAACTCTATCATTATGGTCCTAACCAATCCATTTTTAACTGTATCTATAGGTGTCTTTAACCTATCTATTATGTATATAAGCTTTCGATATGCACCATACTTGCTCCTGTTTTTTTTAGTATCTTCTATTGCCTTTGTCACTTTCAGTAGTTTTTATAAAATTTATAGAAAAGTGGAATTAATCAAAAATTGA
- a CDS encoding ArsR/SmtB family transcription factor, translated as MNWDKDTIFKALADSTRRLILDELSERNELTLYELTARLIMKHDLTISRQAIAKHLSVLEDAGLVKSKRKGKYRVLMFNNDPLKNLLKGWVE; from the coding sequence ATGAATTGGGACAAAGATACTATATTCAAAGCACTTGCCGACTCTACTCGGCGGCTTATATTAGACGAACTATCCGAACGCAACGAGCTAACATTGTATGAACTTACGGCACGTCTTATTATGAAGCACGACCTTACTATTTCGCGACAGGCGATAGCTAAACATCTTTCTGTATTGGAAGATGCAGGGCTTGTAAAATCAAAACGAAAGGGTAAATATCGAGTACTTATGTTCAATAACGATCCACTTAAAAACTTGCTGAAAGGATGGGTAGAGTAA
- a CDS encoding VOC family protein, whose protein sequence is MKIIVTSIFVQDQDKALEFYTEILGFVKKHDVPSGEFRWITLVSPDDQDGTELLLEPNAHPAAKEYQKKLFADGIPVTMFGVADIRKEYERLMEKGVTFTMKPTKMGEVTIAVFDDTCGNLIQIMQS, encoded by the coding sequence ATGAAAATCATTGTTACCAGTATATTCGTTCAAGATCAAGACAAGGCTTTGGAATTTTATACAGAAATTCTGGGATTTGTAAAAAAGCATGACGTTCCCTCGGGGGAATTTAGGTGGATAACGCTTGTTTCTCCCGATGATCAAGACGGTACTGAGCTTTTGCTCGAACCCAATGCTCATCCAGCCGCCAAAGAGTATCAAAAGAAGTTATTTGCCGATGGCATCCCAGTAACAATGTTTGGCGTTGCAGATATTCGAAAAGAGTACGAGCGATTAATGGAAAAAGGCGTGACGTTTACTATGAAACCGACAAAAATGGGCGAAGTCACAATAGCTGTCTTCGACGATACATGCGGCAACCTTATTCAAATAATGCAGAGTTAA
- a CDS encoding glycoside hydrolase family 35 protein, protein MVKLETRDNQFILNGEPIQIISGAIHYFRVVPEYWEDRLLKLKACGFNTVETYVPWNLHEPEEGQFNFEGFANLTRFLTIANNLGLYAIVRPSPYICAEWEFGGLPYWLLEDDNMRLRCTYEPYLEKVRNYFDVLLPMLKPYLSTNGGAIIAMQIENEYGSYGNDTNYLQEMKTIYEQHDIDVLLFTSDGPEDSMLQGGMIQGVLETVNFGSNAERAFNQLKKYQPNGPLMCMEFWNGWFDHWFEEHHERNPKEVANEFETMLQQGASVNFYMFHGGTNFGFYNGANHIENYEPTVTSYDYDAPLNEYGEPTEKYFLIRDVIQTHFGKVPEELPEQMERKAFGSVQLKQRTNLLDSLDKLSERNHSYDIKNMEKMGQDYGFILYETKIAGPRDNGKLFLQDVHDRALVYVDEKYIGTIERWSDNKYIELSIPENGVKLSILVENMGRINYGPLLKDRKGITEGVRFENQFLYDWNIYRLKMDDLSRLDFMDIKPDEASPQSTPAFYQGHITIEEPADTIIHLNGWIKGVVFVNGFNLGRYWEVGPQKSLYLPGPLLKKGENQFIIFEQHGTKNREIWLKKDS, encoded by the coding sequence ATGGTGAAATTAGAAACTAGAGATAATCAATTTATTTTAAATGGAGAGCCTATTCAGATAATATCTGGAGCAATACATTATTTTAGGGTTGTTCCTGAATATTGGGAAGACCGGTTACTAAAGTTGAAAGCATGCGGCTTTAATACTGTAGAGACCTATGTACCATGGAATCTTCATGAACCAGAAGAAGGTCAGTTCAATTTTGAAGGATTTGCCAACTTAACTCGGTTTCTTACAATTGCAAATAACTTAGGTTTATATGCCATTGTAAGACCTAGTCCTTACATATGTGCAGAATGGGAATTTGGTGGATTACCTTATTGGTTGTTAGAGGATGATAATATGCGTTTGCGTTGTACATATGAACCTTATTTGGAGAAAGTCCGTAACTATTTTGATGTACTGCTTCCCATGTTAAAGCCATATTTGTCTACGAACGGTGGGGCGATTATTGCAATGCAAATTGAAAATGAATATGGAAGTTACGGAAACGATACAAACTACTTACAAGAAATGAAAACAATATATGAGCAACACGATATCGATGTTTTATTATTTACATCTGATGGTCCTGAAGATTCAATGCTTCAAGGTGGTATGATTCAAGGAGTACTAGAAACAGTTAATTTTGGTTCTAATGCAGAAAGAGCTTTTAACCAATTAAAAAAATACCAGCCCAACGGTCCGTTAATGTGTATGGAGTTTTGGAACGGTTGGTTTGATCATTGGTTTGAGGAGCATCACGAAAGGAATCCAAAAGAGGTAGCTAATGAGTTTGAAACTATGTTGCAGCAAGGTGCATCGGTCAATTTTTACATGTTCCATGGTGGTACGAATTTTGGTTTTTATAATGGTGCAAATCACATTGAAAATTATGAGCCAACTGTTACGAGCTATGATTATGATGCTCCATTAAATGAATATGGAGAACCAACAGAAAAGTACTTCCTCATTAGAGATGTAATTCAGACTCACTTTGGAAAGGTGCCAGAAGAATTACCTGAACAAATGGAGAGAAAAGCATTTGGTTCAGTACAATTAAAACAACGTACTAATTTGCTGGATTCACTTGATAAATTGAGTGAGCGTAATCATTCATATGATATAAAAAACATGGAGAAAATGGGGCAGGATTACGGATTTATTTTATATGAAACTAAAATTGCAGGACCAAGAGATAATGGTAAATTATTTTTACAAGATGTACATGATCGAGCTTTAGTTTATGTGGATGAGAAGTATATCGGTACAATTGAGCGATGGAGTGACAATAAGTATATTGAATTATCTATTCCAGAAAATGGAGTAAAGCTTTCGATTCTGGTTGAAAATATGGGCAGGATCAACTATGGACCTTTACTAAAGGATAGAAAAGGAATTACAGAAGGTGTTCGATTTGAGAATCAGTTTTTGTATGATTGGAACATTTATCGGCTGAAAATGGATGATTTATCACGATTGGATTTTATGGACATTAAACCAGATGAAGCGTCTCCACAGAGTACACCTGCTTTTTATCAAGGTCATATTACTATTGAAGAACCTGCCGATACAATAATTCATCTTAATGGATGGATAAAAGGTGTAGTATTCGTAAATGGATTTAATTTAGGCCGCTATTGGGAAGTTGGTCCACAGAAATCATTATATCTCCCTGGACCTTTATTAAAAAAAGGTGAAAATCAGTTTATAATCTTTGAACAACATGGAACGAAAAATAGAGAAATCTGGTTAAAGAAAGATAGTTAA
- a CDS encoding alpha-L-fucosidase, producing MDNNELAFPSKQQLAWQNLELGFFVHFGINTFCNQEWGDGTDSPEKFNPTELDAKQWVRLAKKTGFQYLILTAKHHDGFCLWQTETTNYSVKSSPWKQGNGDVVKECAAACAEFNMPFGIYLSPWDRHEPCYNNKEAYDEFYCQQLTELLTNYGPIVEVWFDGAGSENREYDWESIIGIVKKHQPDAMIFNMGQPTVRWVGNEDGVASYPCWNTRETDAKISMFTDQEANWLPGTPKWLPAECDVPLRGEHWFWHPNDEHNIRSIENLLDIYYRSVGHGANLLLNVTPDSRGIIPEADSKRLLEFATIIQDRFSTPVARTEGEASEIVLDLIDEKEVDTIVLKEDIAHGERVKQYLIESWKGNKWKQIGEGMAIGHKRIQQIESITTKKLRLRVIESHYDPKIIEFSCFNTKS from the coding sequence ATGGATAATAATGAATTAGCATTCCCAAGTAAACAGCAACTTGCTTGGCAAAATCTGGAGTTGGGTTTTTTTGTGCATTTTGGGATAAATACTTTTTGTAATCAAGAATGGGGAGATGGTACAGATTCTCCTGAAAAATTCAACCCGACTGAATTAGATGCTAAGCAGTGGGTTAGATTAGCAAAAAAAACAGGGTTTCAATATTTAATCTTAACAGCAAAGCATCATGATGGATTTTGTTTATGGCAGACAGAAACAACGAATTATTCAGTGAAAAGCAGTCCTTGGAAACAGGGGAATGGGGATGTTGTTAAGGAGTGTGCAGCGGCTTGTGCAGAATTTAATATGCCATTTGGTATTTACTTATCACCGTGGGATCGCCATGAACCATGTTACAATAATAAAGAAGCGTATGATGAATTTTATTGTCAACAGTTAACGGAATTACTTACTAATTATGGACCAATAGTTGAAGTTTGGTTTGATGGCGCTGGTTCAGAAAACCGTGAATATGATTGGGAAAGTATTATCGGTATTGTGAAAAAACATCAGCCGGATGCGATGATTTTCAACATGGGTCAGCCTACCGTACGCTGGGTTGGTAATGAAGATGGAGTAGCTTCATATCCTTGTTGGAATACTAGAGAGACAGATGCAAAGATTAGTATGTTTACTGATCAGGAGGCTAACTGGTTACCAGGTACACCTAAATGGCTCCCAGCTGAGTGTGATGTCCCTTTAAGAGGTGAACATTGGTTTTGGCACCCAAACGATGAACACAATATTCGCTCAATAGAGAATCTACTGGATATTTACTATCGCTCTGTCGGTCATGGTGCGAATCTATTGTTAAATGTAACACCAGATTCAAGAGGGATTATACCGGAAGCTGATTCAAAAAGATTGTTAGAGTTTGCAACAATAATTCAGGATCGTTTTTCTACTCCCGTGGCCCGGACAGAGGGAGAGGCATCTGAAATTGTTTTGGATTTGATAGATGAAAAAGAAGTAGATACGATTGTATTAAAAGAAGATATAGCACATGGTGAAAGAGTAAAGCAATATCTGATCGAAAGTTGGAAAGGTAACAAATGGAAACAAATTGGTGAAGGTATGGCAATTGGTCATAAGCGAATACAACAAATAGAATCAATAACAACAAAAAAGTTACGTTTAAGAGTGATAGAATCTCACTATGATCCGAAGATTATTGAATTTTCCTGTTTTAACACTAAGTCATGA
- a CDS encoding carbohydrate ABC transporter permease, giving the protein MNRKVKQGSKITRIILRIILLFLTIIMVYPLIWNIIASLKSNEEILESPWTLPDVLHFENFVRAFTEANIGGYVFNSILVTVLSLSIMLILAIPSSYVIGRFNFPGRKFLHNFFLAGLFIQPILIMVPLFLLVNDMKITNNLFSLSIIYAITNISFSIYLLIGFMKTIPKEYEEAAVIDGCGYISTLIRVIIPLAKPGIITVSIFNFFTFWNEYALALVLITSDEKKTIPVGLVNLMEVQRYATDWSALFAGLVIVLIPTVVIYIFVHKKLTEGMMMGGIKG; this is encoded by the coding sequence ATGAATCGAAAGGTAAAACAGGGAAGTAAGATTACCAGAATCATATTGAGAATTATTTTATTATTTTTAACCATAATTATGGTTTATCCACTTATTTGGAATATTATTGCATCTTTAAAATCTAACGAAGAGATTCTTGAGAGTCCATGGACTTTGCCAGATGTTTTGCATTTTGAAAATTTTGTTCGTGCCTTTACTGAAGCCAATATTGGTGGTTATGTGTTTAATTCTATTTTAGTGACCGTGTTGTCTCTAAGTATTATGCTCATTTTAGCCATACCATCATCTTATGTTATCGGTCGATTTAATTTCCCAGGGAGAAAGTTTTTGCACAACTTTTTCTTAGCGGGATTATTTATTCAACCTATACTTATTATGGTTCCACTGTTTCTATTGGTAAATGATATGAAAATAACAAATAATCTCTTTTCTTTAAGTATCATTTATGCAATTACCAATATTTCATTCTCTATCTATTTATTAATTGGTTTTATGAAAACCATACCTAAAGAGTATGAAGAAGCAGCAGTGATAGATGGATGTGGTTATATATCAACTTTAATAAGGGTTATTATCCCTTTGGCAAAGCCAGGAATAATAACTGTCTCCATTTTTAATTTTTTTACGTTTTGGAATGAGTATGCATTGGCTCTAGTTTTAATAACAAGCGATGAAAAGAAGACGATTCCTGTTGGACTTGTGAATTTGATGGAAGTACAACGCTATGCAACAGATTGGAGTGCTTTATTTGCCGGACTTGTCATCGTATTGATTCCTACAGTTGTTATTTATATTTTTGTACATAAAAAACTAACAGAAGGAATGATGATGGGAGGTATTAAAGGGTAA
- a CDS encoding carbohydrate ABC transporter permease, translated as MNRKRRTGFIVFCILPTLLLFSLFVIYPTIQVFSKSMYNWSGLGDGMTFVGLENFMDVLNDGVFLTSLKNTAFLMMVVPFITLFSALVLASILSKGNLREKSLYRVVFFFPSILSFVIIGILWSFIYHPTMGVVNSVLEFIGLENMQRAWLGDKDTVMWVIAFTMVWQAVGYYMVMYLAGMDNIPEELYEAASIDGATAIQQFFKITIPMVWEIVRITIIFSINGVLVISFILVQVMTSGGPSDSSQVVLHYMFQQAFRNANFGYAMAIAVFVFVISIGLSMLSNKLSEREN; from the coding sequence ATGAATAGGAAAAGACGAACTGGATTTATAGTATTTTGTATTTTGCCAACACTGCTATTGTTCAGTTTGTTTGTAATCTACCCAACGATACAAGTATTTTCAAAATCAATGTACAATTGGTCAGGTTTGGGAGATGGAATGACATTTGTAGGTTTAGAGAATTTTATGGATGTTTTAAACGATGGCGTATTTTTAACTTCATTGAAGAATACTGCCTTTCTTATGATGGTAGTTCCCTTTATCACACTATTTTCAGCATTAGTTCTTGCATCCATTCTGTCCAAGGGTAATTTAAGAGAGAAATCCTTGTACAGAGTAGTGTTTTTCTTTCCCAGTATTTTGTCATTTGTAATCATCGGAATATTATGGTCATTTATTTATCACCCTACAATGGGTGTGGTCAATTCCGTCTTAGAATTTATAGGGCTTGAAAATATGCAGAGAGCTTGGCTTGGAGATAAAGACACTGTAATGTGGGTAATTGCTTTTACAATGGTTTGGCAAGCAGTTGGGTACTACATGGTCATGTATTTAGCAGGTATGGATAATATTCCTGAAGAATTATATGAAGCAGCAAGTATCGATGGAGCAACAGCAATTCAGCAATTTTTCAAAATCACCATTCCAATGGTTTGGGAGATTGTTCGAATAACCATCATTTTTAGCATTAATGGGGTGCTGGTTATTAGTTTTATTCTTGTTCAAGTCATGACTTCAGGTGGACCTAGTGACTCCTCACAAGTTGTTTTACATTACATGTTTCAACAGGCTTTTAGAAATGCTAATTTTGGTTATGCAATGGCTATTGCTGTATTTGTCTTTGTGATTTCAATTGGCCTCTCCATGTTAAGTAATAAACTGTCAGAGCGAGAGAATTAA